The genomic interval AGCACGTGCCGGCCTGCTAATTTATTGAGCAATTCCCCCGAGATATTCAGGGATATACGAAAGGCTTGGCGTCTCGCACTCCCCCAAGAGTGTCTAATTGCATTTGAGGATTTAGCACTCAGCCAACAAAGTCAAAACCTCAATACTGAAGTGGGTGATTTTGTTTTGCGACGCAGTGACGATCTATTTACGTATCAACTGGCTGTTGTTGTTGACGATGCGGAGCAAGATATTACTCATATCATTCGTGGACAAGACCTATTGAGCAACACTGCAAGACAAATTTATCTTCAACAACTACTTGACTATGGACGCCCAAAATATATGCATCTCCCCCTAGTCCTAGATGAGCATGGCGAAAAACTTAGCAAGCAAACTCTAGCAACTCAAATTCATACTCAGGATAAAAAGCATGTGCTTCTTGAGTTACGCAAGGCAGCAAAACATTTGGGATTAAACAATTTGCCTGATAGTGAAAATATTACTATTGTAGAGTGGCTATTAGCAGCCACCTGCGCATGGAGAAATTAGTTACTTCTCAAACTCATGAGTGAGTGAGCTACTTCTTTTTAACTCCACCCAGCAAAACCCCAGCTGCTGGCTTAGCTGGGGTAATGCCCACTTTTTTCTTTTCTGGAATTGCTGCATCAGTCGTGGATACAGTCGATGCTCCAGGTTCATAAAGCATATAAAAGAAAGGGTCAGACATTTTTGCTGGGGCCTCGTTAGGTCCGCTCGATGATGCACGGCTTGGTGCCGCTCCCCCCTCAGGTAAAGGCTTTATATCCAACTTACACTTCATGAGCTTTTCAATATCGTCAAGCAAACGCTTTTCACTAGGATCAACTAAAGCAAATAGCATCACCCTTACTACCAGCGCGCCAGGTTCGTCCAATGCGATGAATAAAGTCTTCTGCGTTGTATGGCAACTCGTGATTAATCACACGAGGCATATCCGGAATCTCCAAACCCCGCGCAGCGACATCTGTGGCAACTAGAGCTTCGATTGCACCAGACTTAAAGGCATCCAAGGTTAAAGTACGCTCACCTTGACTCTTATCTCCATGAATCGCACCCGCTTTAATACCATCTCGCTCAAGTGCGCGTGAAAGTTTTGCACAACCTAAACGGCTATTAGTAAAGATAATGCACTAACGCGATAAACCCTGACGTGTGCGTGCCTCCAAAACATTCACAATGGCTCGCTGTTTATCGGCGGCAGAGACCATATGCACCACTTGCTTCACAGTATCGGCGGCGGCATTTTGACGTGCCACTTCAACCGTTACTGGGGTACGCAAATAACTTTGGGCTAACTTTTTAATTTCTGGCGAGAATGTTGCCGAGAACAAGAGGGTTTGTCTTTGCACAGGAATCAAATTAGTAATGCGTTGTAAATTTGGCAAAACACCCATATCCAACATGCGATCGGCTTCGTCTAAAACCAAAATCTCGACTTGCGCTAAATTTGCAACTTTAGAACCGATATGATCGAGCAATCACCCTGGGGTTGCAATCAGGATCTCTACGCCATTGCGCAAGCTACCCGCTCTTGCATATCCACACCGCCATAGACGACGGCAGCTCGTAGATCAGTGTATTTCGAATAACTAGCTGCATTCTCAGCAACCTGCACGACTCATTCACGTGTTGGTGTAAGCACTAAAGCATGAATTGGGTGACGTGCTGGAGATGCACTATTGCTCGCGTGACGCAAAATCTTCTGAATAATGGGCAGCACACTAAGGCAGCGGTCTTACTTGCACCTATCTGGGCCGCCCCGCTAATACATGCGGGATCGATTGCGCTTGAATTGATGTGAGAGTCGTGTAACCCTGCGCCAGAACCGCTTTTTGAATTTCCGGATCTAAACCAAAGTCAGCAAAAGTGATTCTTACCGGAGTGTTAGTGCTGGTAGCACTAGGGGCAGCTTCGCTAACCCCTAAAAGAGAGTTGATTTCGATATTAGGATTTGTCAAGGTAACTTACAGGATTGCCGCAATGCCGGCCTTAGCAGTTTCAGCATCCTCGGTCGATTTAACGCCGGAAACGCCGACTGCGCCGATGGTAAACCCATTTACCTCGATATTGACGCCACCTTCCAACATACCCGAGATATGGGGCGCAGATAAGAATGAAGTGCGGCCATTATTAATGATCTCTTCGTAAACGCGACTTTCGCGTTTACCCATTGCAGCAGTATGCGCTTTCTCTTGTGCAATGTAGGTAGAAACAGGAGCACAACCATCGCGACGAATTAAACCCAACATATGACCACCGTCATCACAAACAGCAATCGTCACCGCCCAATTATTGGCCGCAGCATGTTTGTTCGCTGCTTCCAAAATCTTTTGAACATCAGCTTGAGTTAAGTAAGGTTTAGTTGCAGTCATATTTAATCTTTCTGTCTCGAATTTGTTTTATTTGAGCAAAGCACTATCAATGTGAATACTTGAAGTATAAGGGGTGTCGCCAGACTCAGACCTACAAGCCTAACTACGCCCTGTCTCCACCCAACTAGTTGATTATTTGAGGAATTCTTGAGCGGCAACAACCCCACTGGCCTTGGGCTTGTAGCCCATAGAGCCCAGACTCCTTGCCACCCCGCTTATAATGCCGCCATCAAGCTCAGATCATTACAGTCACCCAAATTGGCCGATGCGGAATGCCTTGCCTTTAATCTTGCCTAAACCAGTTCCTAAGGAAAGGTTAAATTTCTCTCAAGCATGTTTACGTAATACGTCAGCATCCATACCTTCAGGAGTTGCAATACAGGTAAGCACTGGTGAATAACAATCTTGGTCTTGACACTGAATTTCTAGTCCCCATGCTTTTACGACTTCAGGAGAAGCACGAGCTAAACGCTGGTGACACGCAAAGATCGTATCCAAACCTTCGGCCAACATCATATCCATCGCTTCATGCAAACCATACCTTAGGTTTGTACTTGGCGTTGTAGGCCAATAACCAGTCTTATTAGATTCTAACATTTCATCCCAAGCCCAATATAGGCTTTGGATATTTTGCTTTGCTTACTTGCAGTGAGTCAATCGCTTTGCGCACGGCCTCAATATTCGATGTCACACCTGTGGAAGTTTCGTTATGAACTACGCACACAGCCTTGATTTCGTGCTGTGTATCTTTACGTAAACGCTCTTCAATCATCGAGGCATCGACACCCCAACGCCAAGTATCTTGGCCAGGCTTACCTACTACCTCCACTTCCAAACCAAGACGCTTAGTAAGTGCGCGCCACAAATTAGCAAACTGACCTGTTCCGGATGCCGAATAAACAATGACCGGTTGCTCGGTTTTAAAAA from Polynucleobacter necessarius carries:
- a CDS encoding GlcG/HbpS family heme-binding protein — encoded protein: MTATKPYLTQADVQKILEAANKHAAANNWAVTIAVCDDGGHMLGLIRRDGCAPVSTYIAQEKAHTAAMGKRESRVYEEIINNGRTSFLSAPHISGMLEGGVNIEVNGFTIGAVGVSGVKSTEDAETAKAGIAAIL
- the gluQRS gene encoding tRNA glutamyl-Q(34) synthetase GluQRS, translated to MILAVSNLKHPSSTTNGYCGRFAPSPTGPLHAGSLVAALGNWLDARKNGGKWLLRIEDLDTPRCVPEADQQIQAQLLACGLSWDEEIIHQSKRQVHYQRALESLNQLGCLYPCTCSRQTISNALAQRGVKTPRNQEMIYPSTCRPANLLSNSPEIFRDIRKAWRLALPQECLIAFEDLALSQQSQNLNTEVGDFVLRRSDDLFTYQLAVVVDDAEQDITHIIRGQDLLSNTARQIYLQQLLDYGRPKYMHLPLVLDEHGEKLSKQTLATQIHTQDKKHVLLELRKAAKHLGLNNLPDSENITIVEWLLAATCAWRN